A region from the Kineothrix sp. IPX-CK genome encodes:
- a CDS encoding MarR family transcriptional regulator, whose translation MEIRRTLNEILVKLFRNINDIEERAIQTEEYKGVTTNDMHVIEAIGLGSPKNMTAVAKSLGVTTGTLTIAVNSLVKKGFVNRERSEEDRRVVLVSLSLKGKKAYDHHQRFHEEMIDAVIAHLTEEEKIVLEKALLNLNDFFIGKNK comes from the coding sequence GTGGAAATCAGGCGGACACTGAATGAAATACTCGTAAAGCTGTTTCGCAATATCAACGATATTGAGGAACGGGCGATTCAGACAGAGGAATATAAAGGCGTTACTACAAATGACATGCACGTCATCGAAGCGATCGGTTTGGGCAGCCCCAAGAATATGACTGCCGTCGCCAAATCCCTTGGCGTTACTACGGGCACACTCACAATAGCGGTGAACAGCCTGGTAAAAAAGGGATTTGTGAACCGGGAAAGAAGCGAAGAGGATAGGCGTGTTGTTTTAGTGTCCTTATCGCTCAAGGGTAAGAAGGCCTACGATCATCACCAGCGTTTCCATGAGGAAATGATAGACGCCGTAATTGCGCACCTTACTGAAGAAGAGAAGATTGTTTTAGAGAAAGCACTCCTGAATTTAAATGATTTTTTTATCGGCAAGAATAAGTAG